The following is a genomic window from Pelobacter seleniigenes DSM 18267.
TCGGCCTATTTACTCCTTGGCAACGGCTATGGGAAGGCGCTTGACGCCACCGCAGCTCAGGCCTGGGCAGCTGAACAAGGAGCGCTTTGGCTCCATCTGGATTATACCGCTGTCGAGTCCCACAGTTGGCTGCGGCAGCAGAGCGGAATCGATCCGCTGGTTCTGGAAGCGTTTCTGGCTGAAGACACCCGGCCGCGCTGTTTTTCTCATCCTGCCGGGTTGCTGGTCATTCTGCGCGGAGTGAATCTCAATCCGGGGGCTGAACCTGATGATATGGTCTCGATCCGGCTCTGGATCGAAGCGAATCGGGTTATCTCTATCCGCCACCGTAAACTTATGGCCATCGAAGACATTCGCTCCCGGCTTGAGCAGGGTAACGGCCCTGAGAACTGCGGCGATTTCCTGGTTCAACTCAGTAATGGACTGGCTTGGCGCATGGCTGATGTCCTCGAGACCATGGAAGATGCCGTTGACGAGTTGGAAGATGAGGTGCTGGAACGCGGGACCTACGAGTTACGCGGCAAATTGAGCGCGATCCGCCGGCAGATCATTCGTTTAAGGCGCTATCTCGCTCCGCAGCGGGAGGTGATGAATCGACTGCAGACGGAAAAAAACGTTATCCTTGACGAGTTTGACAAGGCGAAGCTCAGGGAAACCGCCGATCAGATCACCCGCTATGTGGAGGATCTCGACTCAGCCAAGGATCGCGCTGCGGTCTGCCAGGAGGAACTGGAAAGCCGGATGGGGGCGCAGATGAATAAAACCCTCTATATCCTCTCCATCATTACCGCTGTTTTCCTGCCTTTGGGACTGTTGACCGGGCTGCTGGGAATCAATGTCGGTGGAATCCCTGGCAGCGACAACCCCCTTGCGTTTCTGCTCGTCTGTCTGCTCCTGCTGGTGATTGTGGTTATCCAGCTGCTGATTTTCAGGAGAATCCGCTGGGTCTGAGAGGTGTCAGCTCTGTTGCAAAGCAGGACAGGAGTGCCGCTGCTCAGTCGATGACCCGAACAATCTCCTTGCCTGCCAGGTAAACCACCCGGTCGTCCTGCAGGAAGAGCAGGAACTTGCGGCCCTGATTGAGAAAGTCCTTAATCCGGTTGTGCTCGTCGGGCAGGCTGACAAAGGTCGCCAGCTGCAGCGCCGGACCGGCAGTCATGTGCACTTCGACCCGATACTCTTTGCCCAGCCGCAACAGTTCGTCGAATTCATCACTTGCTGGGGTTTCAACGGCGATGACCTGGTGAAGATTGAGTAAGTCGATTTTCCCCTCATGGCGCAATGGGATGAACGGTTCGGCGCCGTTGAGAACTTCTCCGACCCGCTGTGGGCCGAATTGATGCGCACCATGCATCTGCAGGAACAATTCTCCTTCCAGCTGCACTCCGGTGCGGAGGGTTATGCGGACGGCTCTGGTTTCAACGGAAATGCGTTGGTTTTCCATGTTATTCACCTGTGGCCTGGGTTGAGGTGGCAAATAGGTTTTTATTGACGGCAAAGCGGGACGCTTCTTCCGGCGTCACGCGCTTCTCTTTGACCAGTTCCTGCAGGGCTTGATCCATGA
Proteins encoded in this region:
- a CDS encoding zinc transporter ZntB — its product is MESALVSAYLLLGNGYGKALDATAAQAWAAEQGALWLHLDYTAVESHSWLRQQSGIDPLVLEAFLAEDTRPRCFSHPAGLLVILRGVNLNPGAEPDDMVSIRLWIEANRVISIRHRKLMAIEDIRSRLEQGNGPENCGDFLVQLSNGLAWRMADVLETMEDAVDELEDEVLERGTYELRGKLSAIRRQIIRLRRYLAPQREVMNRLQTEKNVILDEFDKAKLRETADQITRYVEDLDSAKDRAAVCQEELESRMGAQMNKTLYILSIITAVFLPLGLLTGLLGINVGGIPGSDNPLAFLLVCLLLLVIVVIQLLIFRRIRWV